CATCTAAAGCTTCCAGTTCTGCTTTGCGCCATATCTCTTTTTGGTATTCTGAAGATTCCATAGCTGCCTCTTTCAACCATTTTTGTTCCTGTGAACTCAAATCATTCCAAATCAAAGTGCTTATCAGCAGTTCATCGGGAAGGGCAGTATGTTCATTCATTACAAAATATTTGCATACCTCATAGTGGCGGGAAAGGTAAAAACTGGGTAAATTATTTTCAGCTCCATCTACAATCCCCTGCTGTAAGGCAGTGTAAAGCTCTCCCCAGGCAATGGGCGTAGGCGAACCTCCCAGGTGTTTTACCATGTTGATAGCCGTAGTGCTTTCCATTACCCGCAGCTTTAATCCTTTAAGAGCTTCTGGCTGTTCTACCGGCACCTTGGCATAAAAACTTCTACTCCCGGCATCGTAAAAAGTGAGACCTTTTAAGCGTTTATCTACACTTTTATTCAGAAAACTTTCCCCAATCTCACCTTCCAGCACTTCAAATCTATGTTCTCGGTCGCGGAATAGAAACGGAAGCCCGAAAAGCTGCAGGCTCGGAACAAAATTCTCCAGAACACCTGTAGATACTTTGGTCATTCCAAGGCTTCCTATTTGCAGGAGTTCGAGACACTCTCTTTCTGAACCCAGCTGCTGGTTTGGATAAATGTCTATGGTCATACTGCCCCCCGATTTTTCGTACAAACGCTCTG
This Salinimicrobium tongyeongense DNA region includes the following protein-coding sequences:
- a CDS encoding TRAP transporter substrate-binding protein, with product MNILKLKKIYHSGLILFLLLILAGCDDQSDVRKIKLGHGLDTSHPVHKAMVYMSERLYEKSGGSMTIDIYPNQQLGSERECLELLQIGSLGMTKVSTGVLENFVPSLQLFGLPFLFRDREHRFEVLEGEIGESFLNKSVDKRLKGLTFYDAGSRSFYAKVPVEQPEALKGLKLRVMESTTAINMVKHLGGSPTPIAWGELYTALQQGIVDGAENNLPSFYLSRHYEVCKYFVMNEHTALPDELLISTLIWNDLSSQEQKWLKEAAMESSEYQKEIWRKAELEALDEIQKAGVTVLYPDKELFRQKVQPMYEEFSEDPEMKELIKAIQEIK